Genomic DNA from Myxococcales bacterium:
TGGCGACGTGCGCTCGACCGCACATGAATTGATGACGTGGTTTGAGTACGTTACCTCGGGCAAGCTAATTACCGCGGACACCTGGAAACGCATGACCACCGTCGAAAAAGATCAATATGCCTATGGTTGGATCGTTGCGCCCCTCGACGGAAAGGTCCTCATCACGCACGGCGGCGGCATCGACGGCTTCTCGACCGCGTTTTGGGCGATACCTGAGGAGCAGCTGATGATCTTTGCGTGGTCCAACAACGATACGTTCGCCACCGAACCGATCGCGAAGATGGCGTACAAAGCGTACAGCGGCAAAAAAGTCGAGCTCGCCAAGGAGACCAAGCCTGCCGACGTGCCGCCGGCGACGTTGGCGCGCTATCAAGGCACGTATGAACTCACCGCGGCGTCGCGCGAGGCGGCGATTAAGCTCGGCGTGCCCGCCTCGGTCATGGACTCCGTTGCCACCATGCAAATGAAAGTGGTCGGCAAATTTGTGCGTTGCGAGCCCAAGGAGCAAGGCTCATTCTTTTTGACGCCGACAAGCCCAACGGAATTTGTGTTTGAGCGCGCGAACATCACCGCCAAATTTAGCGCTGACGGTGGGTCGTTCACCTTGGAACAGGGTGGGCTCTCGATGGTTTACGAGCGCAAGCCGTAGCGCGGCTCGGTCGAGATGCGGCGAGCTGCTCATGTCAATAGTTGCATGGCCATCGCCGCATTTGCGGCGGCCTGGGCGTGTGGCAACGACAAGCCGAGCGTGCCATCGACGTCGCCGCGAGCGGCCGAGGTTGCCGGCGCGAGCTTACCTGCCGCGAGGTTTCCCGCCGCGGCCATGGACGCGCATCTCGCCAGTCACGGGCGCCACCACGGCGAGGGCTTTACATTTTCTGGTTACGTCGTCGTCGAACACATGGGCAAGGTCATTTATGAACGTGGCCTGGGCATTACCGATGAAGCGTCGCGCGCGGTGCCTGACCGCGACACCAACATGGCGCTTGCATCGCTTAGCAAACAGTTTGCCGCCACCGCGATCTTGTTGCTAGAGCAAGACGGCCGATTGGCGGTCACGGACGTCCTTGGCAAGCATCTGCCGCAGTACCCAAAGGTTGGCCGCGGCCTTACGATCGCGCAGCTACTCACTCACAGTTCCGGCTTGATCAACCACGCCGCGTTGCCGCAGATATTTGATCATCGCGGCGAAGCGATTGAAGTTGACGCGTTGCTCGCAACGTTTGACCACAAGCCCTTGGAGTTTGCGCCAGGCACCAAGGAGGCCTACTCGAATGCGGGCTACGCCGTGTTGGCGGCCATCGTAGCCGCGGCCAGCCAGCAACCGTATGCCGAGTTTCTCGCGCAGCGGCTATTTGCGCCCGCGGGCCTCGCGCGCACACGCGTTGGCGAGGCGAGCGATCTAGCCAACCGCGCCGATGGCTTCACGGTGGGCCCTGCTGGCGAGCGAGTTGCCGCGCCGCGGCCACACTACTCGGTGCTGTTTGGCGCGGCCGACGTGCGCTCCACCGCGCGCGACATGTTGACGTGGTATCGCCATCTAAGCGGTGGCAAGCTGCTGTCGCGCGACGCCTGGTTGCGGATGATCACGACGGCCAGTCAAACCCATCAGTTTGCCTATGGTTGGCGGGTGACGCGGCACGAGGGCAGGCCGCTCATCTCTCACGGTGGCATCCTCGATGGCGTGGCGCTGGCGTTTTGGGCGATGCCCGACGCGCAGCTCGTCATATTTGTGTGGTCCAATAACGATGCCATCGACGCCGAAACCATCGCGGAAGCGGCGTACGCAGGTTTTCGGGGGCAAGCGATCGCGCTGGCGAGGGAAACCGTGCCAGTCGCCGTCCCGCCTGCGCAGCTGGCGGCCTACCACGGCACCTACGAGCTCGACATCGCCGCGCGTCGCCGTGCCATCGCCGCGGGCACCTCGTCGGCGTTTCTCGATTCCATCGCGACGCTCGAGGTAGGCCCCGCGGGAAAATTGTTGCGCGTGCACCGAAAATACCACGGCGTTTATTTCGTGGCGCCCACCAGCGAAACGGTCTTTGTCAGTCCACCTCGCCAGGGCCTCACCCTTACCTTCGCGCCCGGCCGCCTCACCGCGTGGGGTTATCCCTATGCTCGGCACTAGCGCGTCACTTGGTCAGCTTGCGATACTCGTTGATGTGCCGAATCGCCGCGCGCGCGTCGCCGCGTGAGTCGTAGAGCGTCGCCAAATTGTAGTGGGCCTCGGCCAACGAGGCGTCGAGCTCAAGCGCGCGCACGTAGTTCGCGATCGCCAACTGCTCGTCTTGCAAGTCTTGCGCAACGACGCCCATATTGTACAGCGCCGTCGCATCGTCGGGCTCCAGCCTAAGCGCGGTGTCAAAACACGCGCGCGCGCCGCCTGGGTCGCCGTTTTCCGCCATCAGCCGCCCGAGATTAATCCACGCCTCGGTGGCGTCCGGCCGCAGGTCGATCGCCTTGCGATACGCCGCCATCGCGCCTGCCAGGTCGGATTCCTCTAGCGCGACCGCGGCGACGATCCAATCCTCCGCGGTCTGTGGCGCGGTGCTTGGGCGCGACGCCACCGCGAGGCGGACCGTGCCTCCACCAGGCGCGCGCGCGGTGACAAAGGTGTGCAGCTCGGCGTGGGACGAGGGCGCGTTATCGAGCGCCAATTCTAGCTGCGACACGTGGCGATTTTCGCCGCCGCGCACCAGCACGTGGCCATGGCGTGCCTCGAGCGCAAGCTCGGCCAAGGCGCCTGGCGAGCGTTCCGCCAAGATGGCCGCGAGATCTCGCCGCAGTCGCTGCTGCGAAAGGCCTGCGCCTAGCAGCGACTTGACACTGCGCAGCGCCGCTAGATCACGAAATGACAAGCGCACCGGCAGCTCGCCCACATGGCCTAGCCAGCCTTCGCGGATGCACATGCGCACCGTTGACTCGCTGAGGCCAATGAGTTGCGCTGCGTGACGTGCAGTGTAGTTGGACCACACGCCCGCAGTTTGTGGGTTTGCGCGGCGATGGTCAAGCGCCGTTTCGCGTCAATCGCCGGTGTGCTCCCGCGCGTCCAAGCTGTGGGTAGGCTGTGGAAGCGCTGTGAATGTGGCGAGGACAGCCTGTGTGGCGGTAGTGGGTAAGCCGTTGTTTGTTAAAGCATCTTGTGCGCAATTGCCAACCAACTCGGGTGGTTTGCTGCGTTTTGAGTGCGTGCGTCGCGCCTGGGCGCGGTCGCTATAATTTCCACGGCACGAGCGTAATCGACGATGCGTTTACCGTCGGTTGCAGGCGCCACAAGATGTTAAAGCCCGCGACCATCTCATCGTCACTCGCGATGGCGTCAACCACCATCACGTCGACCTGGCTCAGCTCGAGGCCGCCGAGCTGCATCGCCGGCACCTTGGCGAGGCGGCCGCTCATCATGGTGCCCAGGACCAAGCCCTCGATCTTGGCTTCCCCGATCGCAAGGCCCAGCTCGCTCGCGAGCGCCGTGGTAATTGCGGTCGTGCCCGCCTTTTCGTCGACGCGCGCGGAGATGGTGCGCTCGCCCACCGTGAAATCGCCAAACACACCAGCTTCGCCCTTTGGCCGCGTAAGCTTGCCGCTGGTACCAACGGCGAGCTCGTCGCATTTCTTGCCAAACATGGTCGCCTGATAGGCGCGGTCGGCATCGTCCGACAGCGTGCCGCCTTGGACGCGGGTAAAATAGTTGAGCGCAAACACCAGCTCGCAGGCGTCGGCGGTCTGCTCGGCGACGCGCGCGACGATGCCGGCGGCGTATTGCGAAAGGCTGTCTTCGCCCGAATTCGCCATAGATTGGCGGAAATCAGCGAACGCGCCCGGCAGGTTGTAGCGCCATTGCGCGTCGCCGCGCCACCACCAAAAATCGCTGTCGGCAGGCCGGCTGGCGATCAAGGCCGTGGCCGCGGTCGTTGCCTCCTGCGGTTGCCCAAGCTCCAAGTGCGCGCGGTACTTGCGCCACAGCAACTTGCGCGGCTCGCCGCAGGCCGGCTGCCAAGCGTCGACCGCGTCAATGGCCTCTTGGTTGCGCCCGAGCTCCATCGATTCCTCAACCACGGTGAGCGCGGCCTCATAATCGCAAGGCACCTTGGCCCACTTTTGCTTGGCGAGTCGCAGGTCAATGGGCTCGGCGGCAAGCTTGGTCGCCTCCGCCACCTTCGCCGAGGTTTCCGCCGCCCGCTTGTCGTTAATTTTCTTGCCGTTGATCGCGAGCCAAACGATGCCCGCCGCGACGACGGTGCCCCCGACCGCTAAGGCCACGCGCGATTTTCGCTTGGCGGCCGCCTCACACGGCCCGCACGAGCGGCCCATGTTAAAGGCGAGGCAGCTATCGCACAGCGGCTGCTTACAGGTTCGGCAGGCGCCAAAGGCCTCAAAGGTGGGATGGACGGCGCAGGCTTGCATGCCCGACGCATATCAGGCGCCGCGCGGGGCGCCAACACAATTCGCGCGGCTCTACTTCGCCGGCATCAGCACGCCGGTAAATTGGTTCTTCGAGGCCACCAGCCGCTTGGCCATGGCCTTAATATTTCCGTTGGTTACGCGCGCCACGGTTGCCTCGATATCGAGGAGCGCCGGCAAGGCATCGCCATACTCATAAGCCTGGGCAATGGAGCTCAGCCACCAGCGATTGACGCTCAAATTTTCTTCGCGTTCTCGTCGCAGCTGCGCAACAATACGCTCGAGATACGCGGGCTCGACGCCGTTTTTGGCAATGGCTGCCAATTCGGCGCGCGCGGCTTTTTGCAGCGCCGCGACATTTTCTGGGGCGCAGCCAAAATTAATGTCCAAGCGCAATTCTTGCCGCGGGATGCGTGAAAGCGTCACATTTGCCCGTGCCCCGTATACGCCGCTCATCTCTTCGCGCAACACGTCGATCAGGCGCATCCCGAGCGCCATGCGAAGGATTTTGGCATCGGTGGCGGTTGCCAACGTCCAAGTCGCCGGCAACCAGGTCGACAAGACAACCTGGCTTTTGGGTTCGCTGCCGGCGTGCACGGTTTTGCTGTGCTTGCCGGGGCGGCGTGGCAGATTTGGATCTTTCCACGTGCCAACTCGGGGACTCGTCGCCGAGCCCGGCAGGCTGGCGAGATACTTCATCACCAGCAGCCGCGTCGTTGGCAGGTCGAGCTTGCCGGTAAGCACAAAGGTAAAATCGGAGAGGTCGGCGAAGCGCTCGCGATAGAACGCGAAGGCGTCGTCGATGCTGATCGCCTCTAAATCTGCCGGCTCGGCGTCGCGCTTGCGCAGGTTGTTGCCGTAGTGCGCCTCGCGCACTTGGTCTTCAAATTTTTGCTCCGGCGAGGCATTGTTTTCTTTCGCGAGACCGATCTGCATCTGCTGCCAGGTCGCAATCGCCACGGGGTCACGCCGTGGCGCCGCAATCTTGGCATGTAGGATTTGCAGCATCAACTCAAAATCCGCGACCGACGCGTTGCCGAAAACGCGTTGCGAAAATTCATCCATTTCGGTGATGGCCACGGCTCTGCGCCCTGCGCTTAATTTATCGAGGTCAGCCTTGGAAAGCGTGCCGACGCCGCTAACATTGACCATCGCGGCTGAAGCTTGAGCGCTCCAGTACGTGGCATCGGAAGCGAGCGAATAGCCGCCCTTGGCAAAGCCCGACAGCAAAATGGTATCGGCGTCAAAATCCGTTGGCCTTAGCACCACCGTCGCGCCATTGGAGAGCTTCCACTCGGTGATGCCTAGTGCCTCGTCGACACGCTCGGCTATAATGGTCCCTGGCGTTGGTGGCGTTTCAAGAATCTTGCCCGTGATGGCAACCTCCTCGCGCTTTTCAACGCTTTGCTCGGCCGCCGCAACGGTCTTTACGATCTCGGCCTCGGGGGGCAAATCGCCCTCCTTGGGGGTGACGATCGAAATAATCCGCCCGCGTGCCACGGCGAGCTGACGTGCCCTCTGATTCAAATCGGTCAGGCCAATCGTTGGCAGCAAGGCTTCCACCAGCGCGAGCTCGGCGGCCCGGCCAGGCATTTGTTCGCCCTCGAAATAATTGCGCGTGAGCTCGGCGGCCACGTCGGCTGAGTCGCGCGAATCCGTTTCCTTGGTCATTTGCACATACGTGCTTAGAAATTCCTTCTTGGCGCGCGCGAGCTCGGTCGCGAGAAACCCATGTTGGGCCACACGCGCATTCTCGGTCATCAAGATTTTTAGCCCATCGAGCGTCCGTCCGTTCTTCACCACTGCCATGCGCGTCGTCGACGTTGCATCGCGTACGATTTCGTTGGTGCCGATGGCTGGCGGCATGAGAAACGGACTATCTGCGGCCTTGGCCAACTCGGTAAAGCGCTCGCTGATGATCATGGTTGCCAAGGCATCGATGACATAATCGCGATAATCACCGACGGTTTCTTCACCAGGCGCAGGTGTCTTGTCTGAAACTGAGATCATCGACATCGGCATTTCCTTATCGGAAAGCCGCGACACCAGCGTTGCATGGTCGAGTGGTACCCGCTCGAGGGGGCGCGGACGCGACTTGGTAGGGCCTGCCAGCGACGCAAAGCGCGCTTTGATCTCGGCCTCCGCCTTGTCTAGATCGAGGTCGCCGACGACAATGACCGCCATTAAATCTGGGCGATACCAATCTTTATAAAACCGCAAAAACGCCTCGCGCGGCGCGGTCTTAATTGTGTCGGGCAAGCCGATAGGCAAGCGCTCCGCAAACTTGGAGCCCCTCAGTAACAGGGGCAATTGCTTTTCTGCCAGCCGCATTTGCGCGCCTTGGCTTAGGCGCCATTCCTCTAACACGACGCCGCGTTCGGCTTCGATTTCCTTCGCGTCAAAGGCAATGCCACCAGCCCAATCGCGCAAAATATCGAGCGCCTTGCCTACGTGGGCGGCGTCATCGGTTGGCACCTTGAGTTGGTAGACCGTTTGGTCAAACGACGTATAGGCATTGAGATCGGCACCGAACTTCATGCCGAATTGTTCGATTGTCTCGATAATCTTGTGTTTGGGAAAATTGGCCGTGCCATTAAACGCCATGTGCTCGACAAAATGAGCCAGGCCGCGTTGGTCGTCATCTTCGAGCACGGAGCCGGCATTGATCGCCAGCCACAGCGATGCGCGTTTGGCAGGCTTTGGGTTTTGCACCAAGTAGTAGGTCAGGCCGTTGGGCAGGACGCCGCGGCGGATTTTTGGATCGAGGGGTGTCTTGGTCGTCAACCACGCCGGGTCGGCGACGACCACGGCGGCATCGGAGCCCTCGGTAGTGCGTTCGTCAGCG
This window encodes:
- a CDS encoding beta-lactamase family protein: MFDLRAKPLTPAALLKTFWDKPLEFAPGSKFSYSNSGYAVLAAIVEAVSKQPYAEFALERMFRPAGLVRTVVGDAAGLPNRADGFTVNDDGALVPAKAIDMSVPLGAGDVRSTAHELMTWFEYVTSGKLITADTWKRMTTVEKDQYAYGWIVAPLDGKVLITHGGGIDGFSTAFWAIPEEQLMIFAWSNNDTFATEPIAKMAYKAYSGKKVELAKETKPADVPPATLARYQGTYELTAASREAAIKLGVPASVMDSVATMQMKVVGKFVRCEPKEQGSFFLTPTSPTEFVFERANITAKFSADGGSFTLEQGGLSMVYERKP
- a CDS encoding beta-lactamase family protein — encoded protein: MAIAAFAAAWACGNDKPSVPSTSPRAAEVAGASLPAARFPAAAMDAHLASHGRHHGEGFTFSGYVVVEHMGKVIYERGLGITDEASRAVPDRDTNMALASLSKQFAATAILLLEQDGRLAVTDVLGKHLPQYPKVGRGLTIAQLLTHSSGLINHAALPQIFDHRGEAIEVDALLATFDHKPLEFAPGTKEAYSNAGYAVLAAIVAAASQQPYAEFLAQRLFAPAGLARTRVGEASDLANRADGFTVGPAGERVAAPRPHYSVLFGAADVRSTARDMLTWYRHLSGGKLLSRDAWLRMITTASQTHQFAYGWRVTRHEGRPLISHGGILDGVALAFWAMPDAQLVIFVWSNNDAIDAETIAEAAYAGFRGQAIALARETVPVAVPPAQLAAYHGTYELDIAARRRAIAAGTSSAFLDSIATLEVGPAGKLLRVHRKYHGVYFVAPTSETVFVSPPRQGLTLTFAPGRLTAWGYPYARH
- a CDS encoding tetratricopeptide repeat protein, translating into MWSNYTARHAAQLIGLSESTVRMCIREGWLGHVGELPVRLSFRDLAALRSVKSLLGAGLSQQRLRRDLAAILAERSPGALAELALEARHGHVLVRGGENRHVSQLELALDNAPSSHAELHTFVTARAPGGGTVRLAVASRPSTAPQTAEDWIVAAVALEESDLAGAMAAYRKAIDLRPDATEAWINLGRLMAENGDPGGARACFDTALRLEPDDATALYNMGVVAQDLQDEQLAIANYVRALELDASLAEAHYNLATLYDSRGDARAAIRHINEYRKLTK
- a CDS encoding retropepsin-like domain-containing protein yields the protein MQACAVHPTFEAFGACRTCKQPLCDSCLAFNMGRSCGPCEAAAKRKSRVALAVGGTVVAAGIVWLAINGKKINDKRAAETSAKVAEATKLAAEPIDLRLAKQKWAKVPCDYEAALTVVEESMELGRNQEAIDAVDAWQPACGEPRKLLWRKYRAHLELGQPQEATTAATALIASRPADSDFWWWRGDAQWRYNLPGAFADFRQSMANSGEDSLSQYAAGIVARVAEQTADACELVFALNYFTRVQGGTLSDDADRAYQATMFGKKCDELAVGTSGKLTRPKGEAGVFGDFTVGERTISARVDEKAGTTAITTALASELGLAIGEAKIEGLVLGTMMSGRLAKVPAMQLGGLELSQVDVMVVDAIASDDEMVAGFNILWRLQPTVNASSITLVPWKL
- a CDS encoding insulinase family protein; translation: MTKSSEWTLGRPRLATWLPLLAVLTTLTCKSPQRTTPTATIATADERTTEGSDAAVVVADPAWLTTKTPLDPKIRRGVLPNGLTYYLVQNPKPAKRASLWLAINAGSVLEDDDQRGLAHFVEHMAFNGTANFPKHKIIETIEQFGMKFGADLNAYTSFDQTVYQLKVPTDDAAHVGKALDILRDWAGGIAFDAKEIEAERGVVLEEWRLSQGAQMRLAEKQLPLLLRGSKFAERLPIGLPDTIKTAPREAFLRFYKDWYRPDLMAVIVVGDLDLDKAEAEIKARFASLAGPTKSRPRPLERVPLDHATLVSRLSDKEMPMSMISVSDKTPAPGEETVGDYRDYVIDALATMIISERFTELAKAADSPFLMPPAIGTNEIVRDATSTTRMAVVKNGRTLDGLKILMTENARVAQHGFLATELARAKKEFLSTYVQMTKETDSRDSADVAAELTRNYFEGEQMPGRAAELALVEALLPTIGLTDLNQRARQLAVARGRIISIVTPKEGDLPPEAEIVKTVAAAEQSVEKREEVAITGKILETPPTPGTIIAERVDEALGITEWKLSNGATVVLRPTDFDADTILLSGFAKGGYSLASDATYWSAQASAAMVNVSGVGTLSKADLDKLSAGRRAVAITEMDEFSQRVFGNASVADFELMLQILHAKIAAPRRDPVAIATWQQMQIGLAKENNASPEQKFEDQVREAHYGNNLRKRDAEPADLEAISIDDAFAFYRERFADLSDFTFVLTGKLDLPTTRLLVMKYLASLPGSATSPRVGTWKDPNLPRRPGKHSKTVHAGSEPKSQVVLSTWLPATWTLATATDAKILRMALGMRLIDVLREEMSGVYGARANVTLSRIPRQELRLDINFGCAPENVAALQKAARAELAAIAKNGVEPAYLERIVAQLRREREENLSVNRWWLSSIAQAYEYGDALPALLDIEATVARVTNGNIKAMAKRLVASKNQFTGVLMPAK